In Megalobrama amblycephala isolate DHTTF-2021 linkage group LG9, ASM1881202v1, whole genome shotgun sequence, the sequence gggttcacagatggatctAGCAGAGGGGGAAGAGACAGGCGCTGCCCTATCGCTTCCCTTACCTGctagacccagtgtctctcctttggtggcggaagcacgcgtagcggtttcttccccccgaaGGGAGGCACCGATGCTCAAcatatcttcctccgaggaggttgatgtggagAGCGTCGATGAGGAACCGCATCCTCATCCCCTGCATATGAGGAGCTGTTAGAGGTAGTGACCAGGGCAGTAGAAAAGTTAAATATTGACTGGCCCGCGGAGAAAGCTGAAAACAAACCTAAAAGCAAGCTTGATGAGAGGTTTCTTCCCGCACAGTCACTACCTCAGCATTCAGGGGACCGTCCtgtcaaccctgccacccagtgtgcgtcaggACACAGCGGTCTCCACCGATTCTCCGAGGAGGGTCGGTCAGCACGTGATTCGTTtgtctgccggtgcgccgcgtcagatagacgagccaagtgctcaaaaaacaccagagaccagtctcgagagactggttcccttagtagaatatttggaagaatggaAAAGTCTCCCGAACATTTCGAagtgggtgctgctcatgatagaacagggttacagaattcagttcggttctCCACCGCCCAAGTTCAATGGGGTGCTTCCCACAGTGGTAcccccagagcagtctctggtgatggaACAGGAGGTTacgacgcttttgcaaaaaggggctatagaaagggttccccctcccagcaaaatgttgggcttttacagccgctacttcattgttccaaagaaggatggagggttgcgtccgatcatagatttacgtgtaCTAAATTGATCTGTAAGgaagttgaagttcaaaatgcttacactcagacagatcatccctcagatcaggtccgaggactggtttgtagcgatagatctgaaagacgcatactttcatgtatccatccatccttctcacaggaagttcctcaggtttgctttcgggggcgaagcttaccaatacagggttcttcctttcggcctatctctctcaccccgcacgttcacgaaTTGTGTGGATGCAGTGctggctccgctgagactccagggcatccgcgtgctgaactatatcgatgattggttgatactagctcaaacagaacaattggcagttcaacatcgagatgttgttctgttgcacatgaaaaggcttgggttgaggctcaatgccaaaaagagtgtgctggtcccGAGTCAGGTTGCAAACTATCTAGGAgtaatctgggattccaccacgatgcaggcgcagttgtcccctgctcgtgtgagttccattctcggggccgtgaatggggtgaagttaggccagtcactcactgtaaaacagtttcagagactgttgggtctgatggcagtcGCGTCCAACGTTATTACTTTTGGCCTCCTGCACATGAGActcttacagtggtggctcaagaccaaggggttttctccgaggggaaatccttttcgcatgatcaaagtcacgcggcgatgccttcgttgTCATGATCCTGGCCTTTTctcctctttctctgtctccctCTTGTGGTCACACACTCTCACGCACACACTTCCACTTCTCCGCTCATTATCTCTTTCAGCTGGTTCCCCTTTTATTCCCTTCTCCTCACCTGTCCCTTTTTTCCTCTTGATTGTCTCTGCTTCTTATTCCCTCTTCCTTGCTCTGTCTTGTTGTCGGATTATTCAATGACCTCTCGTGAAGATACGTTTGTTcacctgtcctgtcctgtcctgtcttATCCGAGAAGAGTGAAGTCATTATTTTGCTGTGAGTTATACTGCCATTGGACTGTGTATTATCCAGCTGTGCCTGTTTGCAGAGTACCTGTTCTGCACTCGCCCTTGGCTGTTCACCCTGACTGCTGTCTTCACTATTTCTGACTGGCTGAATGCATCTCGGGGTCCCTGCCTCTGTCCTCGTGGAAGTTTGCAGATTTCCTTTGATCCAGTCGTCTGGCTATTTCTGTTCTGGCTCCGTTTAATGCCAGTGATTTGTGTTCTTGTTACTCTGTGAGGACTATTTACTTTAATCATTAAAGACTGTTAACTGCATCCAGCCCTGGTCTTCCATCATTCTTACCTAAcattcgtgctctggtcatgtggaaaaagccttggttcctgtcccaaggACCCGTGTTGGGAACTCCTCGTCATCGCGTAATGCTAATGACAGATGCTCATTGATGATCAACAATGTTTCCACAACTTTTTCAGAAAAATCCCCAGATACAATCAGTTTTCCAATTGTTGAATCTAAAAATGGACCTTTTGATAGATGAAATGGATTCATGACTGGGTGAAAAAAGCTCACATGCATCAGTGAGGTTGACATTGTGTCAGCTGTGCATTCTCTTCAAGTGTCAGACACACAGAGACCAGACAGCATCCCAGTTTCCTTCCATAAAGACTACATTGAGTATCTAATTCCATATATAAAGAAACTCTATGACAGAATCCACAATGGTGTATTTAACTGCTctgacaaacattttaatgaaactGTGATAAGTCCACATGATGATAGTCAACACTTTTTATAACATTGACAATCTCATCATCGCAATTATTCTGGCAAAAAGGGTTGAGTACCCAAAAAATTAGCTACTGTCATGATCACTCCCAAAACCTTCTGCACTGAGATGAGGCTGTCTTGTATTAagtaaaaaatactataaaatcaagcatttttttttcaatcagaGCTAAACATAATTCTTTCCCCCTTTACTAGACGCTGATCATGTATGCAGTTGTTACCTTGCAAGACTCAGATGAGGTGATGGTGGTAGCATCAAACTGGTTGAGCACAGACaagaaacaaagttactggccCCCATTTAGATCACCAGAGAAGTGCATAGAAGCTGTCCAGAACAGAGTTAAACCAGAAACAGGAGGGAAAACATGGGAGAAATTGAATATTAGCTTTCACAAAGAATATGGTAATGCtcactattttaaaataattgtttacatttttttattaagttttcaaataatttaataaaaatatttatcttaATGCAGTTTCTTTTGATAAGGCAAAAGAGGGGCAAAAAGAAATTACAGAACAGAAAGAACGGTAAAGTATCAGATACTTGCACTTTgtttccaaaaataaaatttggttAAAGGATTTTTAAAAGGTCAAAGAATTTATTTGTACCgttttgttaaaatattgtttatttttaaataaagatcTTTTCAATTAGCCACTGGATTCCCTGGAATGCTAAAAAGACAAAGATTTGAAAGCACTCAAGAAATGTCAAAAAATCCACTTCTTACTACACCATCTACATCCAGAAAGTCAGCTGATGGTGAGTTTGCTTCTTTTGTCGTAATCAGTTTgagaattaattttttttttctctctctctctctctctctctctctctctctctctctctctctctttttgtaATTACAACACAACTCTTCTTACACAACAGACAATGATGATCTCCTCCAAATGTTGAGAGACATCAAGAGCACAGTTCAGGAAAACTCTGCCATGCTAAAGAAACTACTGAAAGACAATACGGCTTCTGAAGCCCCCAGCAGTACCAGCTTGCCCACTAAAGATATTAAAACAAGCCTAAATCTGCCTCTTGCAACCTTTGAAGATGTGGTCAAGACTGAAATGGAGCTCAGTAATGCAACGACACGCCAAAAATATGTGAGTCAACACAGCATTTCAAGAAAGGGATCATGTACACTTAATGTAATATACACTTTGACCTGTAATGAAGTTCCAAACGTAGGTTCGGGAGGAGCCTAAACATTCAGTCCTATCAATCATCATTACGTGCATACTATATAAGCCGCAAACACAGCGTCATTCCATTGACAAATGTTCCGGCAACCCTCCTCCTCCCAATCTCCTcctctaattctttcttttctgGGGGGGTTtggtggggtggggggggggggggggtaaacTCAGAGCTCGAGCCAAACTTCGGGCTCGAGCCTCCTCCGCAGACAGCAAGCCAAGTTCGTTTTACTATTAACTGTCATGACTGAATGGGCAGGCAAACTCATGAAATGCCTGTAAAtggtttattttgcaataataacgcacattatcctgcttatTCCATGGGtacttattaaataaataaataaataaataaaatggacaTTAAATACAGTGTTATAATTTTAATGCATAATTATTATGAATctgcattattattaataacttTCTATGGATTAGCATAACACAGATAACTATTTCAAGTTCTCAATCACCCAGCTCAGGTTCCTTGTTCAACTAGTTGGTGCAAAATGGTGCAAATGAGCAATATTCTACATATACAGTTacattcccattcagtcagtcacgttcgacatatgtcggacagaccgacgaataggaatctcgctagagaggccaatccaCTTCAAGTGTAACTAAGGCAACATCCACACAAAGCCAGAGATTTCCCTATCCaggctttttttttccttgtctcAAGAAATATCCGCCTTAACACAAAACCACTGAAACAGACACAAAAccatgtagtatacatgccagatcaGTATGTGGCACTGTAATTCTGATTACAGAAATCGAGattaagacttggagcatgggTATTACCCTTCAGTGCTGTATTCAAACCttagtaaagcttagaaataaagcGTTTTGCAAAATATATGGATTGGCGATACACATGAAAACGCAAGGGCatcgttttcagatttatccactctgggacccagTTACAAAAAATAGCCTGTCTGattccctgtctgtgttgctgCGACCGTACCCATGCATGCTTCAGCACTTAAAAAGATCAAGTCCCTGTAAGAGCTTACACAATTAGAGCTTGCGTCTTTTTAAGGATGACATTCTACTTCTGTGTTTCTGGATACAGTAGTTACCTGGCAATGAGGGATGGTCACCATCGCTGTCTCACATGTCTGGGCGTCAAGCACACTGAGGCAGCGTTCGTGGATGAGTCATGCTCCCATTGTGGAGAGATGACCATCTCAGAGTTGCGGTCGAgaccaaccccctaggaaccctcaCTCCTCCAGCACTCCGCAGCCAGTAAAGCGGCTGATGAAGCATGCTATCTCAAAGGTGTGCACCAGCCGTATCCTTCGGAGCTCCCCCCGTTGACCGGATGTTGATTgctgcatcggagggtgagccGTGTTGCCTTCAGCCCATGGTCGGACCCCTTGTTTCTTTGGGCAGGAGTGTCCCTAGAGCAGGTGCCCTGACATGCTGTGGTGttcacagatgcctctgccaccagctggggtgccacgtacaacacTGTGTGGACAACACTGCGACTTTTGTGTAAATCAatcatcaaggtggtctacacTCCCATCGCATGTCATGACTCACCCATCATCCCCTCTtttggagtcagaagcatctgaggtcacTTCGGCTGTGCTCAACTGTGTTGAGCTGCGCTCGTGGGAGAGTGGAGACTCCActcccaggtggtccagctgatttgaagagagttcggagaggcttCATGTAGACCTTACTCCCTGTCCGAAGGAACACATGGCACAGAtacactggcacacagctggcccctgGGCTTACGCAATAGTATGTtccccccagtgagcctacttgcacagaccttgtgcaaagtcagggaggaagaggagcaggtcttgttagttgCACCCTATTGGCCCAACAGGACCTGGTTCCCGGAACTCATGCTCCTTGCGACCCTCAAGCCCCTCCCTGGTGCATTTCTCTGAGAAAAGACCTTCTTTCTccgagacggggcactctttggtactcacgtccagacctctggaaacttcATGTCTGGTCTCTACTGGAcaggacgcggaggttctaggtgacttaccccctgaggtacttaaccctctggagtctgaggctgatttggggccctggagaagttttgacatgccctgacatttgtgcttttttcagttgctcataaacatattaatgacaaaagtgtcattacactatattcagcacaaactaggctaccataatttgtgagaaacatgtatgtacatgtttgtatttttgaaggaataacgtttatgcgtggttattgaaaaaacaaaaaacttaagtcactgaaataagaccaaaaaaaaataatattatatatgtgttcacaagacttctgggtattggagattgtagactacagtttttgcttcaaaattatgtaaaaattatcctgcctactcgttcatataaaacaatagagagatttacattttgtaagacactttttgtcaagaaacacagtatgcatggaggtgtgaatcatcatgaataatcctGTAATTCActcctgagaagacaaaagaatcgcataatgagttgtaatgacttgcataataatgaggcctttcagacaggtaggctgtgaaaaaaccctctgtgatcatgtctcaagctcatcatggtgtatatcaaacatacagaaaaaacagcaattctgtgaaatactattacaatttaaaataatggtattctattatatactttaaaatataatgtatttctgtgatgcaaagtgtctgtacaattatgttacctctatggcatttcatataggcttttagcttaaaagcatgcacatttggagaaatattgatggattctcatatgtttatgtcaattttctgaggagtaatatttatttaatatttattgtcattactatgagcactggatactgtgttttcaattcatacttgcagccggagggcgctctgtacacctttagtccacaaatgcctcctaaagaagaataggccatgtgacaatccaggaacaaactgaactaacagaggcttccagagatcgctaactatggctatgtaaacaattttgaagacaataaatacacgattgagacgatgtatacatgtattgcctcagaatttgcgtctgaatagcgctggctccatgg encodes:
- the LOC125275739 gene encoding uncharacterized protein LOC125275739, producing MYAVVTLQDSDEVMVVASNWLSTDKKQSYWPPFRSPEKCIEAVQNRVKPETGGKTWEKLNISFHKEYVSFDKAKEGQKEITEQKERSFQLATGFPGMLKRQRFESTQEMSKNPLLTTPSTSRKSADDNDDLLQMLRDIKSTVQENSAMLKKLLKDNTASEAPSSTSLPTKDIKTSLNLPLATFEDVVKTEMELSNATTRQKYVKYLSRLGGFGAKDVIKNIMQRVISDDLAMEFNWQGRGEKKAFSKLILTDVIRDAASKHSVLRVACEAEIKNYLWYTVDRIGRKRP